A region from the Aeromicrobium choanae genome encodes:
- a CDS encoding acetate--CoA ligase family protein, with product MPSETLDSQVGDLLRQAVERVGSQADGPRMIDEATAKSILAAAGIDVPAGRTGDDPELLLADLTGPFVLKAVSPTLIHKSDAGGVAVGLAADEVRAAAKTMRETVSAAGHEVSAFLLEEMAAGPHEVVVGAVRNPGVGWVVMVGLGGVFVEVLQDVAFGVAPLVRPQIVEMIDELRGLPLLQGARGSEPADLDALVGLIEALAGPGGLLDLMPPQVTEIDLNPIKLGARGAVAVDARFVVDPTATVTTDRALTPVPPTDFSALFQPKAVAVLGASTRAVNAANLFVRHLQTSGFSGRIVPVHPKADEVEGIATVPSLADAGAIDYAFVALPGAKVAEALSQSVDGVAFAQVVSSGFAEVAGGEQLERELVESARRQGTRIIGPNSLGTHTSRGGVGFIPNAPYEPGGVAVVSQSGGLSVDILRLGSASGVHFHSVTSIGNSADVTPAEMVGHLLDLPEVRVIGLYLESLERAREVLELVTSDRLVTKPVVLLVGGRSAEGSRAAASHTGALSGNHRLWPALARQAGLRLVDSLDDFLSVLLGFDVAKPSVRVSSRDVVLFGNGGGASVLATDALARHGLVTPTLAPEVVAALEAFDLPPGNGLTNPVDVPAGTLAVRSGAVADDILRTILASTEPAVVVTHLNVGIIQRNLEETHGDVTGRIIETVARLQAETETTHHLLVLKGDGKSDMEERIGEYARRARSLGVAAHRQFEAAAVSAAALLAEPAPTTSPQENL from the coding sequence GTGCCATCAGAAACTCTCGATTCCCAGGTCGGTGACCTCCTGCGCCAGGCGGTCGAACGCGTGGGGTCGCAGGCCGACGGTCCGCGGATGATCGACGAGGCCACGGCCAAGTCGATCCTGGCCGCCGCCGGCATCGATGTGCCCGCCGGCCGGACCGGGGACGACCCGGAGCTCCTGCTCGCCGACCTCACCGGACCGTTCGTGCTCAAGGCGGTCTCCCCCACCCTGATCCACAAGTCCGACGCCGGTGGCGTCGCGGTCGGCCTCGCGGCCGACGAGGTGCGCGCCGCCGCCAAGACGATGCGCGAGACGGTCTCCGCTGCCGGGCACGAGGTGTCCGCCTTCCTGCTCGAGGAGATGGCCGCCGGTCCGCACGAGGTCGTCGTGGGCGCGGTGCGCAACCCCGGTGTCGGCTGGGTGGTGATGGTCGGCCTCGGCGGCGTCTTCGTCGAGGTGCTGCAGGACGTGGCCTTCGGCGTCGCTCCCCTCGTGCGTCCGCAGATCGTCGAGATGATCGACGAGCTCCGAGGCCTGCCGCTGCTGCAGGGCGCTCGCGGCAGCGAGCCGGCCGACCTCGACGCCCTCGTCGGGCTGATCGAGGCGCTCGCCGGACCCGGTGGCCTGCTGGACCTCATGCCGCCGCAGGTCACCGAGATCGACCTCAACCCCATCAAGCTCGGTGCCCGCGGCGCTGTCGCCGTGGACGCGCGCTTCGTCGTCGACCCGACCGCGACCGTGACCACGGACCGGGCCCTGACCCCCGTCCCGCCCACCGACTTCAGCGCCCTCTTCCAGCCGAAGGCCGTGGCCGTCCTGGGTGCCAGCACCCGCGCGGTCAACGCCGCGAACCTGTTCGTGCGTCACCTGCAGACGTCCGGCTTCTCCGGCCGGATCGTGCCGGTCCACCCGAAGGCCGACGAGGTCGAGGGCATCGCCACCGTCCCGTCGCTGGCCGACGCCGGTGCGATCGACTACGCCTTCGTGGCCCTGCCCGGCGCGAAGGTCGCCGAGGCCCTGTCCCAGTCCGTCGACGGCGTCGCGTTCGCCCAGGTGGTCTCGAGCGGGTTCGCCGAGGTCGCGGGGGGCGAGCAGCTCGAGCGTGAGCTGGTGGAGTCGGCACGCCGGCAGGGGACGCGCATCATCGGCCCGAACTCCCTGGGCACCCACACGTCACGCGGCGGCGTCGGCTTCATCCCCAACGCGCCGTACGAGCCCGGCGGCGTCGCGGTGGTCTCCCAGAGCGGCGGTCTGAGCGTCGACATCCTGCGCCTCGGCTCCGCGTCCGGCGTGCACTTCCACTCCGTCACGAGCATCGGCAACAGCGCCGACGTGACTCCCGCCGAGATGGTGGGTCACCTCCTCGACCTGCCGGAGGTGCGCGTCATCGGCCTCTACCTGGAGTCCCTGGAGCGGGCGCGCGAGGTGCTCGAGCTCGTCACGAGCGACCGCCTCGTCACCAAGCCCGTCGTGCTGCTGGTCGGAGGCCGCAGCGCGGAGGGCTCGCGGGCCGCCGCCAGCCACACCGGCGCGTTGTCCGGCAACCATCGCCTCTGGCCCGCGCTGGCGCGCCAGGCCGGCCTGCGACTGGTCGACTCGCTCGACGACTTCCTCTCGGTGCTGCTGGGATTCGACGTCGCCAAGCCGTCGGTCCGCGTCTCGTCCCGCGACGTGGTGCTGTTCGGCAACGGCGGTGGCGCCAGCGTCCTGGCGACCGACGCACTCGCCCGGCACGGCCTGGTCACCCCCACGCTCGCCCCCGAGGTCGTCGCGGCGCTCGAGGCGTTCGACCTGCCTCCGGGCAACGGCCTGACCAACCCGGTCGACGTGCCGGCGGGGACCCTCGCCGTCCGCAGTGGTGCGGTCGCCGACGACATCCTGCGCACGATCCTGGCCTCGACCGAGCCTGCCGTCGTCGTGACCCACCTCAACGTGGGGATCATCCAGCGCAACCTGGAGGAGACCCACGGCGACGTCACCGGACGGATCATCGAGACGGTGGCCCGGCTTCAGGCGGAGACCGAGACCACGCACCACCTCCTCGTCCTCAAGGGCGACGGCAAGAGCGACATGGAGGAGCGCATCGGCGAGTACGCCCGCCGCGCCCGCAGCCTCGGCGTCGCGGCCCACCGCCAGTTCGAGGCGGCCGCGGTCTCCGCCGCCGCACTCCTCGCCGAACCAGCACCGACGACCAGCCCTCAGGAGAACCTCTGA
- a CDS encoding LysR family transcriptional regulator, with protein sequence MRFEQLRYLEAAVRTGSFRQAARELGVSQPTITNQIQRLEEDLGVVLMFRGSRGATPTEAAERMLPHVTAAIRAEDMLRQEASAMETLKVGNVRLVTVATGSSVLLPPVIRQMHDQHPNIRFDVNEGGSESVLQGVARGTYDIGLAVRIEALEQPDEYDQLQVIELLTGRLVLCVPDAHPLSQSEDFQFSDLDDEPLVFMGQGSILRTAMEKLMEGFEARVVYTAHNAETAQHMVRAGVGISIANSLALSTRSGDGVTLIPINEPWARTKLVAVLRKDEHRSPVVQTLLRLIKKNAEAHSGARPSPML encoded by the coding sequence GTGAGATTCGAGCAGTTGCGGTACCTCGAGGCGGCCGTTCGGACGGGGTCGTTCCGCCAGGCCGCCCGCGAGCTCGGGGTCTCCCAGCCCACGATCACGAACCAGATCCAGCGACTGGAGGAGGATCTCGGGGTCGTCCTGATGTTCCGCGGATCGCGCGGGGCCACCCCGACCGAGGCCGCCGAGCGGATGCTGCCCCACGTGACGGCGGCGATCCGGGCCGAGGACATGCTGCGCCAGGAGGCCAGCGCCATGGAGACGCTGAAGGTCGGCAACGTCAGGCTCGTCACGGTCGCCACGGGCAGCAGCGTGCTCCTGCCCCCGGTGATCCGCCAGATGCACGACCAGCACCCCAACATCCGCTTCGACGTGAACGAGGGCGGGTCGGAGTCCGTCCTGCAGGGCGTGGCCCGCGGGACGTACGACATCGGCCTGGCCGTCCGGATCGAGGCGCTCGAGCAGCCCGACGAGTACGACCAGCTCCAGGTCATCGAGCTGCTCACCGGACGACTCGTGCTGTGCGTGCCCGACGCCCACCCGCTCAGCCAGTCCGAGGACTTCCAGTTCTCCGACCTCGACGACGAGCCCCTCGTGTTCATGGGCCAGGGCAGCATCCTGCGCACGGCGATGGAGAAGCTCATGGAGGGCTTCGAGGCCCGCGTCGTCTACACCGCCCACAACGCCGAGACCGCCCAGCACATGGTGCGGGCCGGTGTCGGCATCTCGATCGCCAACTCCCTCGCGCTCTCCACCCGGTCGGGGGACGGCGTCACGCTCATCCCGATCAACGAGCCGTGGGCGCGCACCAAGCTGGTCGCGGTGCTGCGCAAGGACGAGCACCGTTCGCCGGTCGTGCAGACCCTCCTGAGGCTCATCAAGAAGAACGCCGAGGCCCACTCGGGCGCGCGTCCTTCGCCCATGCTCTGA
- a CDS encoding SDR family NAD(P)-dependent oxidoreductase gives MHADPHAPRPVEDVDHTSLFRLDGQHIVVIGAGAGIGEHVATTITALGGHVLCVDIDGDGARAVGERLGAPWLVADATTPDGVAQIGAAVDREWDRCDGYVDVIGQQTRRRLPEFTLEEWDRDFRVNVLHAFLLAQELMPRLVAGGGGAVVHLSSTNATLSGHHSPGYGPAKAALEMWVRELATQYGPSGVRVNAVAPGLFLSPRFVASGGHLAEQLGANTPLRRLGQPHEVAATVAFLLTPGAGYVTGAVLPVEGGLFVTDPSGLNDLTPED, from the coding sequence GTGCACGCTGACCCGCACGCCCCGCGGCCGGTCGAGGACGTCGACCACACGTCTCTCTTCCGGCTGGACGGGCAGCACATCGTCGTCATCGGCGCGGGCGCGGGGATCGGCGAGCACGTCGCCACCACGATCACCGCGCTGGGCGGCCATGTCCTGTGCGTCGACATCGACGGCGACGGCGCCCGGGCCGTGGGCGAGCGGCTCGGCGCACCCTGGCTGGTGGCCGATGCGACCACGCCCGACGGCGTGGCGCAGATCGGAGCGGCCGTCGACCGCGAGTGGGACCGGTGCGACGGCTACGTCGACGTGATCGGCCAGCAGACGCGGCGACGGCTGCCGGAGTTCACCCTCGAGGAGTGGGATCGCGACTTCCGCGTCAACGTCCTGCACGCGTTCCTGCTCGCCCAGGAGCTGATGCCCCGCCTGGTCGCGGGCGGAGGCGGGGCCGTGGTCCACCTGAGCAGCACCAACGCCACCCTCTCGGGGCACCACTCCCCCGGCTACGGTCCGGCCAAGGCGGCACTGGAGATGTGGGTGCGCGAGCTGGCGACGCAGTACGGGCCCTCCGGCGTGCGGGTCAACGCGGTGGCGCCGGGCCTGTTCCTCTCGCCGCGCTTCGTCGCGTCCGGTGGTCACCTGGCCGAGCAGCTGGGCGCCAACACCCCGCTGCGGCGGCTGGGCCAGCCTCACGAGGTGGCGGCCACGGTCGCCTTCCTGCTCACCCCCGGGGCGGGGTACGTCACCGGGGCGGTGCTCCCGGTCGAGGGAGGCCTGTTCGTCACCGATCCCTCCGGGCTCAACGATCTGACGCCCGAGGACTGA
- a CDS encoding alpha/beta fold hydrolase, producing MISTETVLVNDLETRFLEGGSPDNPTVVFLHDGAWGASSDVTWGDVLPLAAESFHVVAVDMLGFGGSAKAVRLDQAPFGFRLRHVLALLDRLGVTEPVHLVGNSFGGSVALRALTVPELRDRIASVTTISGTGGPWRTAAGAALGRFDGTREDTARIVGLLCDDFEGLEDQVDRRHAWAKAPGHFAATMAIHTPVPEPLKFQPPADSFPASLSGVDTPVLLFECVRDALVERGWTKHLVDVLEHCDVVEIDHMHSPNISHPQETWAHIEGFLARQADPVRAR from the coding sequence ATGATCAGCACCGAGACCGTCCTCGTCAACGACCTGGAGACCCGCTTCCTCGAGGGAGGGTCCCCGGACAACCCCACCGTCGTGTTCCTCCACGACGGCGCGTGGGGCGCCAGCTCCGACGTGACGTGGGGCGACGTCCTGCCGCTCGCCGCCGAGAGCTTCCACGTCGTCGCGGTGGACATGCTCGGCTTCGGCGGCAGCGCCAAGGCCGTCCGGCTCGACCAGGCGCCGTTCGGCTTCCGCCTGCGCCACGTGCTCGCGCTGCTGGACCGGCTCGGCGTGACCGAGCCCGTCCACCTCGTCGGCAACTCGTTCGGTGGCTCCGTGGCCCTGCGCGCCCTCACGGTGCCGGAGCTGCGCGATCGCATCGCGTCGGTGACGACGATCAGTGGGACGGGCGGCCCCTGGCGGACCGCGGCCGGTGCCGCGCTCGGCCGGTTCGACGGCACCCGCGAGGACACCGCTCGCATCGTCGGCCTGCTGTGCGACGACTTCGAGGGACTCGAGGACCAGGTCGACCGACGCCACGCGTGGGCCAAGGCCCCGGGCCACTTCGCGGCGACGATGGCGATCCACACCCCCGTGCCCGAGCCGCTGAAGTTCCAGCCGCCCGCCGACTCCTTCCCCGCGAGCCTGTCGGGCGTGGACACGCCGGTGCTCCTGTTCGAGTGCGTCCGCGACGCCCTCGTCGAGCGCGGCTGGACCAAGCACCTGGTCGACGTCCTGGAGCACTGCGACGTCGTCGAGATCGACCACATGCACTCGCCCAACATCAGCCATCCGCAGGAGACGTGGGCCCACATCGAGGGCTTCCTCGCCCGGCAGGCGGACCCGGTTCGTGCACGCTGA
- a CDS encoding flavin-containing monooxygenase, which translates to MSTTTPVSTTVLAGLEEHVHAAAVPTLVLLAAHVTGDLSLLRPEWKPSAAVLPQSGLDPATDEEARAVCAARLAEAISSGEPWPNQPTEEFLRAVADWALDSDDDDIAALLSVAFVAEGTDPRAPRWTIDEVAPDRPFRAIVIGSGIAGLMVGLRLKQAGIDFTIYEKAPHIGGTWWENTYPDCRTDVHSHIYTYSFQAHDWPSYFGRQEVILDYLTDFAKNNGLLEHIRFNTEVSDATWDEQSSRWNVGIIDPDRKAAVESADILVSAVGQLNRPMIPDLPGLDGFSGPAFHSAEWDHSIDFTGKNVAVIGTGASALQFAPTLARQAAKVTIYQRSAPWLMPTPELRQEIGESERWLLNNLPLYRSFYRFTIFVPRAIGQLDAATVDPNYPPTEVAVSEANERLRVLLTGYLTEQAGDRTDLLPKIIPDYPAGAKRIIRDDGTWVATLKRDNVELVTSAVSGITADGVVADGTERPADVIVFGTGFRASDFLTPMTVTGAGGKDLHDAWGLDACAYMGLTIPDFPNLFCMYGPNTGLVLHGNVVFFMECQANYVAKSVELLLREDVHSMSLTQEKFESYRDEIFAASAHRVWEWSGTHSWYQNAAGRSTIMWPLPTWDYVEGTSEVDPSHYTLNERNHR; encoded by the coding sequence GTGAGCACCACCACCCCCGTCTCGACCACCGTCCTCGCCGGCCTGGAGGAGCACGTCCACGCGGCTGCCGTGCCCACGCTGGTCCTGCTCGCCGCCCACGTCACGGGCGACCTGTCGCTCCTGCGACCCGAGTGGAAGCCGTCCGCGGCCGTGCTGCCGCAGTCCGGGCTGGATCCCGCGACGGACGAGGAGGCCCGCGCGGTGTGCGCCGCCCGTCTCGCCGAGGCGATCTCGTCGGGCGAGCCCTGGCCCAACCAGCCGACGGAGGAGTTCCTCCGTGCCGTCGCCGACTGGGCCCTGGACTCCGACGACGATGACATCGCCGCGCTGCTCTCGGTGGCGTTCGTCGCCGAGGGGACCGATCCCCGGGCCCCGCGTTGGACGATCGACGAGGTGGCGCCGGACCGTCCCTTCCGCGCCATCGTGATCGGCTCGGGGATCGCCGGCCTCATGGTCGGCCTGCGCCTGAAGCAGGCCGGCATCGACTTCACGATCTACGAGAAGGCGCCGCACATCGGCGGCACGTGGTGGGAGAACACCTACCCCGACTGCCGCACGGACGTGCACAGCCACATCTACACGTACTCGTTCCAGGCGCACGACTGGCCGTCGTACTTCGGCCGGCAGGAGGTCATCCTCGACTACCTCACCGACTTCGCGAAGAACAACGGCCTGCTGGAGCACATCCGCTTCAACACCGAGGTCAGCGACGCGACGTGGGACGAGCAGTCGTCGCGCTGGAACGTCGGCATCATCGACCCCGACCGGAAGGCCGCGGTCGAATCCGCCGACATCCTGGTGAGCGCCGTGGGCCAGCTCAACCGTCCGATGATCCCCGACCTCCCGGGCCTGGACGGCTTCTCCGGTCCGGCGTTCCACTCCGCCGAGTGGGACCACTCGATCGACTTCACGGGCAAGAACGTGGCGGTGATCGGCACCGGCGCCAGCGCCCTGCAGTTCGCCCCGACGCTGGCGAGGCAGGCGGCGAAGGTCACGATCTACCAGCGCAGCGCCCCGTGGCTCATGCCCACGCCGGAGCTGCGCCAGGAAATCGGTGAGAGCGAGCGGTGGCTGCTGAACAACCTGCCGCTCTACCGCTCGTTCTACCGCTTCACGATCTTCGTGCCCCGGGCCATCGGCCAGCTGGACGCCGCAACCGTGGACCCGAACTACCCGCCGACGGAGGTCGCGGTCTCCGAGGCCAACGAGCGGCTGCGGGTGCTCCTGACGGGGTACCTCACCGAGCAGGCCGGCGACCGCACCGACCTGCTGCCGAAGATCATCCCCGACTACCCCGCCGGCGCGAAGCGCATCATCCGCGACGACGGCACGTGGGTCGCGACGCTGAAGCGCGACAACGTCGAGCTGGTCACGTCGGCCGTCTCCGGCATCACCGCCGACGGTGTCGTCGCCGACGGGACCGAGCGCCCGGCCGACGTCATCGTCTTCGGGACGGGCTTCCGCGCCTCGGACTTCCTGACGCCCATGACCGTCACGGGAGCCGGCGGCAAGGACCTGCACGACGCCTGGGGCCTGGACGCCTGCGCCTACATGGGCCTGACGATCCCGGACTTCCCCAACCTCTTCTGCATGTACGGGCCGAACACCGGCCTGGTGCTGCACGGCAACGTCGTGTTCTTCATGGAGTGCCAGGCGAACTACGTCGCGAAGTCCGTCGAGCTCCTGCTGCGTGAGGACGTGCACTCCATGTCCCTCACGCAGGAGAAGTTCGAGTCCTACCGGGACGAGATCTTCGCGGCCAGTGCCCACCGCGTCTGGGAGTGGTCCGGCACGCACAGCTGGTACCAGAACGCCGCCGGCCGCTCGACGATCATGTGGCCGCTGCCCACGTGGGACTACGTCGAGGGCACCTCCGAGGTCGACCCGTCCCACTACACGCTCAACGAACGGAACCACCGATGA
- a CDS encoding alpha/beta fold hydrolase, whose translation MTTVPAEQVALEGVKVAYRVYGTGEHLVTCLHSLALDGSWWEPLADALGPDYRVLAPDLRGHGDTAASDLDLRAMAADVVALWDHLGIETSPVVGLSMGGMVAQALAADAPSRVSHLVLIATAHRFDDAALEGAQHRIDAVLSAGSLALMADALIDRWFGAGASDLTDARAQRAHARLLRTDAKTHAGVLRAMTQVNDVHPHSTPPTLLISPEDDLSTPRSTMQALAAAYGDARLESVPGSHLAPLSHPEPVAALLRDFLAS comes from the coding sequence ATGACCACCGTGCCGGCCGAGCAGGTCGCGCTGGAGGGCGTGAAGGTGGCGTACCGCGTGTACGGCACCGGGGAGCACCTCGTCACGTGCCTGCACTCGCTCGCGCTCGACGGATCGTGGTGGGAGCCGCTGGCCGACGCGCTCGGACCCGACTATCGCGTGCTCGCCCCGGACCTGCGCGGTCACGGCGACACGGCCGCGAGCGACCTCGACCTGCGCGCGATGGCCGCCGACGTCGTGGCCCTGTGGGACCACCTCGGCATCGAGACCTCGCCCGTCGTCGGCCTGTCCATGGGCGGGATGGTGGCCCAGGCGCTCGCGGCCGACGCGCCGTCGCGCGTCTCGCACCTGGTGCTCATCGCGACCGCGCACCGCTTCGACGACGCGGCGCTCGAAGGCGCCCAGCACCGCATCGACGCGGTCCTCTCCGCCGGGAGCCTCGCCCTGATGGCGGACGCGCTCATCGACCGATGGTTCGGTGCCGGCGCGAGCGACCTCACCGACGCCCGCGCCCAGCGCGCCCACGCCCGCCTGCTCCGCACCGACGCGAAGACCCACGCCGGGGTCCTGCGCGCGATGACGCAGGTCAACGACGTCCATCCCCACTCCACGCCCCCGACACTGCTGATCTCGCCCGAGGACGACCTCAGCACGCCGCGCTCGACGATGCAGGCCCTTGCCGCCGCCTACGGCGACGCCCGGCTGGAGAGCGTCCCGGGAAGCCACCTCGCACCGCTGTCCCATCCCGAGCCGGTCGCCGCCCTCCTGCGCGACTTCCTCGCCTCCTGA
- a CDS encoding ABC transporter ATP-binding protein translates to MTKTETAARGQRITFSQVHHSFIHGDRAVPVLEDFTLDIPPSQFVSIVGPSGCGKTTALSMTGGLVHPRRGTVKIGESTVSHTSRDVAFLFARDALLPWRSVRSNVEIAMEVHGVDKKERRERADAWLRRVRLDEFAESDVLHLSQGMRQRVAIARTLVQSPSVVLMDEPFAALDAQTRALQQEEFISLWEAERPTVIFVTHDLEEAILLSDRVILMASRPGRIVADMAIELERPRSQEMRGGAEFRSYFMDLSDRLRHEVDKVDAAVMNMRKKS, encoded by the coding sequence ATGACGAAGACGGAAACGGCAGCTCGAGGGCAGCGGATCACCTTCAGCCAGGTCCACCACAGCTTCATCCACGGGGACCGCGCGGTCCCCGTCCTGGAGGACTTCACGCTGGACATCCCTCCCTCGCAGTTCGTGAGCATCGTCGGGCCCTCCGGCTGCGGCAAGACCACCGCGCTGTCGATGACCGGCGGCCTCGTGCACCCGCGACGCGGCACGGTCAAGATCGGCGAGAGCACCGTGTCGCACACCTCGCGCGACGTGGCGTTCCTCTTCGCGCGTGACGCCCTGCTGCCGTGGCGCAGCGTGCGGTCCAACGTCGAGATCGCCATGGAGGTCCACGGCGTCGACAAGAAGGAGCGACGCGAGCGGGCCGACGCCTGGCTGCGCCGGGTGCGGCTCGACGAGTTCGCCGAATCCGACGTCCTGCACCTGTCGCAGGGCATGCGCCAGCGCGTGGCCATCGCCCGGACGCTCGTCCAGAGCCCCAGCGTCGTGCTGATGGACGAGCCGTTCGCGGCCCTCGACGCGCAGACCCGCGCGCTCCAGCAGGAGGAGTTCATCTCCCTGTGGGAGGCCGAGCGCCCGACCGTCATCTTCGTGACGCACGACCTCGAGGAGGCGATCCTGCTCAGCGACCGCGTCATCCTCATGGCCAGCCGCCCCGGACGCATCGTGGCCGACATGGCCATCGAGCTGGAGCGGCCCCGCTCGCAGGAGATGCGCGGCGGCGCCGAGTTCCGCTCCTACTTCATGGACCTGTCGGACCGCCTGCGCCACGAGGTCGACAAGGTCGACGCCGCCGTGATGAACATGAGGAAGAAGTCATGA
- a CDS encoding SDR family NAD(P)-dependent oxidoreductase, producing the protein MSQRTMDRTATGTATFDFTGSCAVVTGASGGIGSAIAEAFARAGADVVLHGRNVEALEQVAGRVTELGRRSVIVSGNMRDPGTSRAIVDAAVEEFGSFDILVNNAGGNFAARLEDLSVNAWNATIETNLSGPFHLASAAYEVFKEHGGGAIVNIGSVSANYAHPLRGAYAAAKAGLSSLTRTMAWEWSEANVRVNCIEPGAVQTQASRFVDPDLERRIASFSARPRVGRPEDIASMCLFLASDDADYITGETIKVAGGPPISSPAELALIRPEQGE; encoded by the coding sequence ATGTCGCAACGCACCATGGACCGGACCGCCACCGGGACCGCCACCTTCGACTTCACCGGGAGCTGCGCGGTCGTCACGGGAGCCTCCGGGGGAATCGGGTCGGCGATCGCCGAAGCCTTCGCCCGCGCCGGCGCCGACGTCGTGCTGCACGGCCGGAACGTCGAGGCCCTGGAGCAGGTGGCCGGGCGCGTCACCGAGCTCGGCCGGCGCAGCGTGATCGTCAGCGGGAACATGCGCGATCCCGGCACGTCCCGCGCGATCGTGGACGCCGCCGTCGAGGAGTTCGGATCGTTCGACATCCTGGTCAACAACGCCGGCGGCAACTTCGCGGCGCGGCTCGAGGACCTGTCGGTCAACGCCTGGAACGCCACGATCGAGACGAACCTCTCGGGGCCGTTCCACCTCGCCAGCGCCGCCTACGAGGTCTTCAAGGAGCACGGCGGCGGTGCCATCGTGAACATCGGCTCCGTCTCCGCGAACTACGCCCATCCCCTCCGCGGCGCCTACGCCGCGGCGAAGGCGGGTCTGTCGTCCCTCACGCGCACCATGGCGTGGGAGTGGTCCGAGGCGAACGTGCGCGTCAACTGCATCGAGCCCGGTGCCGTGCAGACGCAGGCCTCGCGGTTCGTCGACCCGGACCTCGAGCGCCGGATCGCGTCCTTCAGCGCGCGTCCCCGCGTGGGCCGGCCCGAGGACATCGCCAGCATGTGCCTGTTCCTCGCGTCCGACGACGCCGACTACATCACGGGCGAGACGATCAAGGTGGCAGGTGGGCCTCCCATCTCGAGCCCGGCCGAGCTCGCCCTCATCCGACCCGAGCAGGGAGAGTGA
- a CDS encoding ABC transporter permease encodes MSTTMENPPTNEVESTTIAAAVGQEMFAERRRRERRALILTWTLRIVALVVFIGLWAMASNNAWIDPLMISHPKDVVIAAFNEVQDPTFWTDALSTFSGAMVGLAVGSVLGIFVGVVFTHVPVLERASGPFLTLFNSLPRPALAPIFILWFGLGFTPKALVAASVVFFLLLTATSGALRGIDHDVNMLGRSLSLTPWQRFRKIELPSALPTIIGALRLGAVYSVLGAVLAEMVGAYSGLGQRLVVMTNNFQVAESFAVLLAMGFMAMSLDYAISHLERVVRNRSK; translated from the coding sequence ATGTCCACCACGATGGAGAATCCGCCGACGAACGAGGTCGAGTCCACGACGATCGCGGCCGCCGTGGGCCAGGAGATGTTCGCCGAGCGGCGCAGGCGGGAGCGGCGTGCCCTCATCCTGACGTGGACCCTGCGGATCGTGGCCCTGGTCGTGTTCATCGGCCTGTGGGCGATGGCCAGCAACAACGCGTGGATCGATCCGTTGATGATCTCGCACCCGAAGGACGTCGTCATCGCGGCGTTCAACGAGGTGCAGGACCCCACCTTCTGGACCGACGCCCTCAGCACGTTCAGCGGAGCCATGGTCGGCCTGGCCGTCGGATCCGTGCTCGGCATCTTCGTCGGCGTCGTCTTCACGCACGTTCCCGTGCTGGAGCGGGCGTCCGGCCCGTTCCTCACGCTGTTCAACAGCCTGCCCCGCCCGGCGCTCGCGCCGATCTTCATCCTGTGGTTCGGCCTGGGCTTCACGCCCAAGGCGCTGGTGGCCGCCAGCGTCGTGTTCTTCCTGCTCCTCACCGCGACGAGCGGCGCCCTGCGCGGGATCGACCACGACGTCAACATGCTGGGCCGGTCGCTGTCGCTGACGCCGTGGCAGCGGTTCCGCAAGATCGAGCTGCCCAGCGCCCTGCCCACGATCATCGGCGCGCTGCGCCTCGGTGCGGTCTACTCCGTCCTGGGTGCGGTCCTGGCCGAGATGGTCGGCGCGTACTCCGGCCTGGGCCAGCGCCTCGTCGTCATGACGAACAACTTCCAGGTGGCCGAGTCGTTCGCGGTCCTGCTGGCCATGGGCTTCATGGCGATGTCGCTCGACTACGCGATCTCCCACCTGGAGCGCGTCGTCCGGAACCGGTCCAAGTGA
- a CDS encoding SDR family NAD(P)-dependent oxidoreductase: MSAAPLVVSGGSSGIGAAIVRHLAPLRPLVSIDRAPMDELPENVTEVIGDLASAEGVRKAADAVRELTGGSISGVVHCAGVATSVGPLADMDVAEWQRAIDVNLVGAIAMGQYFGPLVHDDGRWVYFSSGTALKGPGGMAAYVASKAGVIGLTKSLAAELGGRGITVNVVAPGFVLTPLSAHLSFAEPANLQTRAIQRSATVEDFVGPVDFFLSEGASFVSGQTLVVDGGSFKH; the protein is encoded by the coding sequence GTGAGCGCGGCTCCGCTGGTCGTCTCGGGCGGGAGCTCCGGGATCGGCGCGGCGATCGTCCGCCACCTGGCGCCGCTCCGGCCCCTCGTCAGCATCGACCGCGCGCCGATGGACGAGCTGCCGGAGAACGTCACCGAGGTCATCGGTGACCTCGCCTCCGCCGAGGGCGTGCGGAAGGCCGCGGACGCCGTGCGCGAGCTGACCGGCGGCAGCATCAGCGGCGTCGTCCACTGCGCCGGGGTCGCCACGTCGGTGGGCCCGCTGGCCGACATGGACGTGGCCGAGTGGCAGCGCGCCATCGACGTGAACCTCGTGGGTGCGATCGCGATGGGCCAGTACTTCGGGCCGCTCGTCCACGACGACGGCCGCTGGGTGTACTTCTCGTCCGGCACCGCGCTGAAGGGTCCGGGCGGGATGGCGGCCTACGTCGCGTCGAAGGCGGGGGTCATCGGCCTGACCAAGAGCCTCGCCGCCGAGCTCGGCGGACGGGGGATCACCGTGAACGTGGTCGCGCCCGGCTTCGTGCTGACGCCGCTGTCGGCCCACCTGTCCTTCGCCGAGCCGGCGAACCTGCAGACGCGGGCCATCCAGCGCTCGGCCACGGTCGAGGACTTCGTCGGACCCGTCGACTTCTTCCTCTCCGAGGGCGCGAGCTTCGTGAGCGGCCAGACCCTGGTCGTCGACGGCGGCTCCTTCAAGCACTAG